Proteins encoded by one window of Nicotiana tabacum cultivar K326 chromosome 10, ASM71507v2, whole genome shotgun sequence:
- the LOC142165073 gene encoding zinc finger BED domain-containing protein RICESLEEPER 2-like → MASAITNCLLDWGLENVFTITVDNASSNDVTVREVSKQLTTWGTNIMNGKHLHVRCMAHILNLIVQDGLKEIGVSIKRVRQAVRYIRQSPARIRKFKECCESQKLTSKRSLCLDVSTRWNSTYMMLDTTQQFELAFDKYSFFDIGLLYHLRTYVCEDGTSACDLTSADWDNVRTMVKFLEAFYLLTLRVSGSIYVTSNVHFVEICELDLILKEWMEYEDTSLKEMAKKIKEKFAKYWGEPEKINKMIFITSILDPRNKLEYVPFAIVRMFGEKEGEKMILEVKYYMDSLFDYYVKKNSIGTSSASSRNTTTTVSGYGSFLKRGTMRTKLEFEKHKEVTGGLGTKSELERYLAEDLEPKTDDFKILKWWKINEPRFPILAEMACDVLAISISSVASECAFSTGGRILDSFRSSLTPKLVQSLICLQDWLRSEPIPIKVEEDLEYLEQLELGNYFVFCLYYITNSLLNTDA, encoded by the coding sequence ATGGCATCGGCAATTACTAATTGCTTGCTTGATTGGGGGTTGGAAAATGTATTTACTATAACTGTAGATAATGCTAGTTCCAATGATGTCACAGTAAGAGAAGTGTCTAAACAATTGACTACTTGGGGAACTAATATAATGAATGGTAAACACCTGCATGTTAGATGTATGGCTCACATACTTAATCTCATTGTACAAGATGGGTTGAAAGAAATTGGTGTTTCTATCAAGAGAGTTAGACAAGCTGTGAGATACATTAGACAATCTCCCGCTAGGATTAGAAAGTTTAAAGAATGTTGTGAATCTCAAAAGTTAACTTCCAAGAGATCATTATGCTTAGATGTTTCAACTCGATGGAACTCTACATACATGATGTTagacacaacacaacaatttgaGCTTGCCTTTGACAAATATAGTTTCTTTGATATTGGATTGTTGTATCATCTTCGTACCTATGTATGTGAAGATGGAACTAGTGCATGTGATCTCACAAGTGCTGACTGGGATAATGTGAGAACAATGGTAAAATTTCTTGAAGCTTTTTATTTGCTTACTTTGAGGGTCTCTGGTTCTATTTATGTCACTTCCAATGTGCATTTTGTTGAAATTTGTGAGCTTGATCTTATTTTGAAAGAGTGGATGGAATATGAAGATACTAGTTTGAAAGAAATggcaaaaaaaatcaaagaaaaatttgccAAGTATTGGGGTGAACCTGAAAAAATAAACAAGATGATCTTTATTACATCAATTTTGGATCCTCGTAACAAGCTTGAATATGTTCCTTTTGCAATTGTGAGGATGTTTGGAgaaaaagaaggggaaaaaatgATTTTAGAGGTGAAATATTATATGGATTCTTTGTTTGAttattatgtaaaaaaaaattcaataggAACATCATCTGCTTCATCTAGAAACACAACAACTACTGTCAGTGGTTATGGTAGCTTTTTGAAAAGAGGAACAATGAGAACAAAATTGGAATTTGAGAAACATAAGGAAGTGACCGGAGGTTTAGGTACTAAATCAGAGTTAGAAAGATATCTTGCTGAAGATCTTGAGCCTAAAACAGatgactttaaaatcttaaagtGGTGGAAAATCAATGAGCCAAGATTTCCCATTCTTGCGGAGATGGCATGTGATGTATTAGCCATTTCTATTTCAAGTGTTGCATCTGAATGTGCATTCAGCACGGGAGGTCGCATTCTTGACTCGTTCAGGAGTTCGTTGACGCCTAAACTGGTGCAATCTCTTATTTGTCTTCAAGATTGGCTTAGAAGTGAACCTATTCCTATTAAAGTTGAGGAAGACTTGGAGTATCTGGAACAACTAGAACTTGGTAATTATTTTGTGTTTTGCCTTTATTATATTACAAATAGTTTACTTAACACTGATGCATGA